A segment of the Panacibacter ginsenosidivorans genome:
GGTTTATAACAGTATCTGTTGTTTGTGCAGACAGTACTACCATTACCAGCATCTGGTATAAATTCTTTGCATCCAACGGATGTTTATGATCCTTGTATTTTTTTATTAATGGCTTGACTGCATTTGGCCAGTCGACTGTTGGTTGTTTCATTTAAAAGTAATTTAAAATTAAATTTCTATACCAATGCCCAATCATCATAATTAATATCTAAATCGAACAGCTTTACAATTAATGATTGTTTTATAATATCATTTATCATGTACTTGTCTTCATACTCTTTGAAGAGGGAAGCATCTTCCGGAAGTTGCGGTATAGGATAGTTAAAAAGGTTTTTAATACTATCTATCATGTAATACATATAAACGTCAGGTGTTTTCTGGTGCACATCCAGGCAAACCCTTATCATTGGTTTACACAATTGATTATGCACCTGCATAATAGTAGCTACAGCGTTGATCCTTTTGTTATTGTATATGAAAGGAAGGTCAAATTCCAACGCTTTTTTCAATTCTATTTTTTTTGCTGCCATAATTTATAAAAGTACAAGAGTGCGACGCAACGAAAGCTTAATTCTTAGATAATAGCGGACTCAATAAAATTCTAACTCATTTTGATTTGCGATACCAGGTTTTTTAAATCACGGCCATCTTTAATTGATTGCCCTGAAGCCCATCCGCGTTCCGGGTAATACCTTACAATTGCTCCTTTAAATAAAAACCTTATTTCTGAATTTGTTCTGTAATGAATTTTATATCCAAGATCTTCTATTGTTTTTTTTGCTTCAATCATTTTTGGACTTTCATAAGTTACATATTCGCCTTTTTCTAAACCTGCCTCCTCTAAAACTGGCTTGCATATTTCAATAACCTGGTTACATTTATCAACATCAAAATAACCTATATGACATTCATTTTCTGGTATACCCATTTGAATAGATAGCCATTTGTATGCTTTCTTCCTTTTTGATGTAATCGGTAAACTTTCTTTCCAGATTTCATCTATCAATCCATCTTTAAATATTTTATCAAAGAAAAAGTGCGCCCTTTTCTTGGCGGCTCTTAATTCTTCATTTGCCAATCTACCTAATGCGATGTTAGTTCCCTTATGTACTCCAACATAAGCATTGCAATCTCTGCAGATATAGATCATACCATAAGATCTTCCGTAGACTTCAATACTGTCAATGTATTCAGTGCCTTTAAAACAGTATGGACAAATCTCACCTTTGGTGATTGATTTTATAGCAGAGTGGTCCATAAATTTTTGCCGATTATTACATATTAACTATTATGGTTTGTCTTTTATTTTTATTTAAATGACAAGCTCCGGGACATCATTATAGGTAAACTTCTTTTTAGGATCCCCGCATTGTTGAAAATCTTTCGGTATTGTAAAAGCATTCATTTCTTTAGCAGGATATTGATTGGAAGCAATCTGAACTATTCTTTCTTCACTTAATTGTGGATTCAACCACTCTTTTGCTTGAGCTAAATTAATAATGGTTGGCATTCTTTTTTTGGAATTATGGATCTGCTCCATCAATTTATTCGCTTTCGATGTAGCTATCGCAACAGTAAGTATAGTTTCTGTAGTTACTTCACCGGTGTCTTTATCAACATCTGTATGAGTCCAGGGATTATACACTCCAGCCAACATGGTAAAAGGTGATTCTTTACTTGTTGAAAAAATATGATAAGGATATTTGACAGCTGTCTTTAATTGCTGGCCCTTTTTTCCAATAGGGAATATATGGCGCCATTCATAGAATCCGTCAATGAAAATTACACAACGTCTTTTTAAAGCAGATTCTCTCCACATAGTTTTTTCAAGTATCTCATCTCCTACAACATTTAATGTTGTATAACCTTTAATAAATATTCCTTTTTCATTATTATAGCCGTTCCAAAATCTTTGTGCATGCTCCCAGTTTTGAATATAACCTGGAAGATATCCCCACATCATTTTTGTTAGATGATTCTTCCTGTCTACTGAATCAAAATACATAACGGGATGCATCTTGTGATCAAAACCATTGATATAAGAAGCAGATGGAAAATTCATCGTGAGTTGTGTATCTACCACGGCTTCCGGAAAATAATCCAGTATGCTTTCCAGCTTTACTTCAAATGAAATATGATAACACATAGCTTATGAATTTTCAATTTCTTCAAATTTAATTCTTATAGGTTGTTTATTGCCGTATTTCATAATAATGTATAATTCTCCAAATGTGATTTCATACTGGGTTTTCAATTCCTGTTCACCGCCAATTCTCCAGTTAGTCTTGTTTTGAATATATCTCCTGATATTACTTTCAAATTTTAGTCTTATTCTCCTGTTCAATGCTTCAGTATCGGAAACCAAAATAGAAAAAACCACATATTTGGAGTCTGGCATTAACATCGATTTCAGTTTTTCTACATGTGCCGGGTTTTCAAGATCTATGATAGCTGCGAAGCGATCACCACCAAGCGCACGTTTATGCACTATTGCTTTGTTCTTATCATCGTAATGTGACAGCAGTATATGGTCTTTATCATTGTTCTCAAAATGATCGTATCCTCGTTTATATGTTTGGGAAACTAAATATCTTTTATTTCTTTTTTTAAAAGCATCAATAAATCGCAGTTCAAATCTTTCAAAGGGGTTAAACATACATTATATCTTGATTAGGGGAAGTTCATCAATATTCGTTGTATAACGTTTGGATAAATATTCAGCTCGAAGCTTATATCTTTTTTCATAACCCTGCTTAGCATACCGCACAAGGTCTTTTCCGAAGGCTATATTAATTTTATCAAGTGTTTTTGAGACTGTTTTCTGTTTTTTGCGGTCCTCGTTATCAAATAAGCTGTACTGAATTTGTTCCTGCGGAATAATGTCCATCACGATAACTCCACATTTCTGGTAGTTATAACCAGGTCTATAAATTAAGTTCAATCCTTTCAATGCATACTTAATAAGTTCGGGAGTACTATTCGTTGCAACAGGTAATTTCACAGTACGGCCGGCGCTGTACTGTTTATCCTGCACCCTGAACTGATTTGTTTTTAAAAAAACCTGTATCTCTCGTGTACAGGATTTTTGATTACGGAGTTTTAATGCGCAGGATGCAGTATAGTTTGCTACAGCCTGCTCCAAAGTTTTTTTATCTGTTATAAGTGTGCCGAAAGAACGTGAGGTACATATATTTTTTTTTGGGGGCGCTTCATATTCCCATTCTATAGAAGGCTGGCCACGCAGTTCATGCAGCAACCTTAATCCTACAACACTCATATGCTGTCTTACCCAATCATCTGAAGCTTGCACAAAATCCTTTGCGGTTTTGAATCCGTTATTGGTTAACAGTTTTGCATACTGCGCCCCAATTCCCCAGATATCTGCTACCTCTGTAAATTCCAGCATCCTGTCCGTAAGATCTTTGTTGGCCGCCCAGTATACACCAACATCCTTGTGGATTTTTTTTGCATACCTGTTGGCCATTTTTGAAAGCGTCTTTGTATTTGCTATGCCGACAGTTACAGGTATGCCAATATTTTTTTTTATTGTTCTGCGGATATCGATTCCTAATTGCAGCAGATCCTGATAGATCATTTCGTTCATATCAAGGAAAGCTTCATCAATCGAATAAAGTTCCATTTTTGAAACAAAGGTTTCCAGTGTTCTCATAACTCTGTCACTTATATCTCCATACAAAGTATAATTAGATGAAAAAACTTTTACGTTGTGTGCCTGCAGTGTATCTCTTATCATATACTCGGGTGTGCCCATTTGTATGCCAAGGGCTTTCGCTTCTTCACTTCTTGCGATGGCACATCCATCGTTATTACTTAAAACAACAACAGGATGATTTTCAAGTTTCGGAGCAAAGAGCCGTTCGCAGGAGCAATAAAAATTATTGCAATCAACTAAAGCGTACATTTTTTATTTCTTTCGGGTTACTGATGATAGAAGTGACAACACCCCAGATTTCTGCTTTCATTTCAGCAGTTATTTCAATGTCTTTATACTTATTGTTAGCGGGGACAAGCCAACATTTTCTTTCCTTTTTTTTAAGATATCGAACTATAAATTCTCCATTCACAGCCGCAACTACTATATCACCATTTTGAGCTTCTATCGACCGATCTACCACAAGCAATGTCTTATCGGGTATGTAGGCATTGACCATACTATTTCCCTGACACCAAAAATAAAAAGTTGACAACGGATTTTTGATCAGTAGTTTATTGAGGTCAATACGCTCCTCTAAATAATCCCGTGCCGGTGAAGGAAATCCCATACCTCATTTATTTTCAAACATTTTCTAAAAAGCACCGATAGACTTTAATTCGACTTTTGTTCAATTGCTTCGCCAATTTTAGCAACGAGATCTTCGTCCATATCGTTGTTAGCTTCCCAGGCAGCATTCTCATTTAAACCAATTACTGCTAACTCTTTACCATCTTTTACAACATGATAATAGACCTGGTCTATATGATCTTCTGATTGAATCATATATTGTTCTCCATCGATAAAAATTTCCTGCGGGGTGCCGTAAACTGTTTCCATTTTGCCAATTTTTTAGTTGAAAAAGGTACAAATAGCCTACCAGTTTCCAAAAGTAAAATGTTTCCCTAATAAAATTAGTTTTGTTTTACTAAATTAATTAGTACGTTTGTAAAAACAAATGATATGGATAACCTGATAAACTATACCGAAGATGTAATACATCGCAATTACGAAGAGGATGGATGTAAGTATTGTTTTTCTATCTATCCTGAATATTACAGTGAAGAAGAGGCTTTGTGCATCACCGGCAGGAAACATGTTGTTGCCATAACACCACAGGGTACTTTTAGCTTCTCTATATCCCTGGGCAAAGCTGGCTGGGTTGCCGATAACAGTTTCAACAATAATCAAAATATTATGGTGCACATTAATGCTGCGTTAATTACCGGTCATTCTGTTACGCAGAACTGATCTCATGTTAGTGCATTATTAAGCAGGAGACCACTCCTGTTTTCAGGAGTGGTTTTTATTTCTATCTTTAAAAAAAATGCCATGATAGAAGAAATGAAATTTCAAACAGAGGAAGACGCTGAGCCATTAACATATAATTTAAAAATTCCTTTGGATAAAAAGCTTACAATTTTTAAAGTGAGGGAATTTGATAATGCTTTACTGACTCATTTCGAATTGACATATCCTGACGGCAAAGTTGTGAACCTATATTACAATGACGATGCACCCGAAGAAGGTAATGAATGGGGTGAAGATGAACCAGGGAATGCAACAGAGCTTTCAAAACAGTTGGGAAAACACCTGGATCAATTTATTAAACAACAAAAGAGATAAGATGTGAAAACATTATTTCTAAAATAGCTCGAAGAGCGGGGACCTAAACAATTTTTTTAACAAGGTTTCTCAATGCTTTACGAATGTGATGATAATTTGGTATTAGTTATTTTAAAGAACTTACCCCCGCCTGTTCCCAGGTGGGGATTTTGTTTTTATGAAATATATACACAATGAAATGAAAAATAGAAGTATTCTTTGACGAAAAATGGTTAAAGCTGATCGTTGTAAGGTCTGCAAAGATCTGCCTGAATTAGCACTATAACTGCAGTAATTTCAGACAGCCTGGTCGTTTTCCGCCTCATCAATCGCTTTTTTGAGCGTCATCATTAAGAAGGCACCCGGTTTTTCCATAAAGGGATGATCATACCAGAAACCGTCTTTGGTTTTGTGCAGTTTATAAACGATGGTTTCCTTGCTGGTTGTTGCTTCGGTAAGGGTATATTCCACCAGGGTTGCCCTGACATAACCCATTGGATATTCGATACTGACAATTGAAGTAGCGCAGTTAAAACTTCTGCCGTCCGTTAAAACGACCTCCCGGTTTTCCATTGATAAATGTTTTATTTGAGATATTGAATAATGCAAAATTATCCGGAACAAAAAAGCACCGGATTAAAACCTTATTAATC
Coding sequences within it:
- a CDS encoding zinc-finger-containing protein encodes the protein MDHSAIKSITKGEICPYCFKGTEYIDSIEVYGRSYGMIYICRDCNAYVGVHKGTNIALGRLANEELRAAKKRAHFFFDKIFKDGLIDEIWKESLPITSKRKKAYKWLSIQMGIPENECHIGYFDVDKCNQVIEICKPVLEEAGLEKGEYVTYESPKMIEAKKTIEDLGYKIHYRTNSEIRFLFKGAIVRYYPERGWASGQSIKDGRDLKNLVSQIKMS
- a CDS encoding SOS response-associated peptidase; protein product: MCYHISFEVKLESILDYFPEAVVDTQLTMNFPSASYINGFDHKMHPVMYFDSVDRKNHLTKMMWGYLPGYIQNWEHAQRFWNGYNNEKGIFIKGYTTLNVVGDEILEKTMWRESALKRRCVIFIDGFYEWRHIFPIGKKGQQLKTAVKYPYHIFSTSKESPFTMLAGVYNPWTHTDVDKDTGEVTTETILTVAIATSKANKLMEQIHNSKKRMPTIINLAQAKEWLNPQLSEERIVQIASNQYPAKEMNAFTIPKDFQQCGDPKKKFTYNDVPELVI
- a CDS encoding Y-family DNA polymerase; protein product: MYALVDCNNFYCSCERLFAPKLENHPVVVLSNNDGCAIARSEEAKALGIQMGTPEYMIRDTLQAHNVKVFSSNYTLYGDISDRVMRTLETFVSKMELYSIDEAFLDMNEMIYQDLLQLGIDIRRTIKKNIGIPVTVGIANTKTLSKMANRYAKKIHKDVGVYWAANKDLTDRMLEFTEVADIWGIGAQYAKLLTNNGFKTAKDFVQASDDWVRQHMSVVGLRLLHELRGQPSIEWEYEAPPKKNICTSRSFGTLITDKKTLEQAVANYTASCALKLRNQKSCTREIQVFLKTNQFRVQDKQYSAGRTVKLPVATNSTPELIKYALKGLNLIYRPGYNYQKCGVIVMDIIPQEQIQYSLFDNEDRKKQKTVSKTLDKINIAFGKDLVRYAKQGYEKRYKLRAEYLSKRYTTNIDELPLIKI
- a CDS encoding LexA family protein, encoding MGFPSPARDYLEERIDLNKLLIKNPLSTFYFWCQGNSMVNAYIPDKTLLVVDRSIEAQNGDIVVAAVNGEFIVRYLKKKERKCWLVPANNKYKDIEITAEMKAEIWGVVTSIISNPKEIKNVRFS